The Rhodococcus rhodochrous DNA window AACTTCTACGCCAACGCGACGGCGATGATGGACCGCGTCAAGTTCTCGCTCGACGACGACGTCATGATCAGCTGGCTGCCGCTGTTCCACGACATGGGCATGGTGGCCTTCCTCAGCGTCCCCATGCAGGTGGGCGCCGAGGTCGTGTCGGTCACGCCGCTGGACTTCCTGCGCTCGCCGATCCTGTGGGCGGAGCTGATCAGCAAGTACCACGGAACGCTCACCGCAGCACCGAATTTCGCGTACTCGTTGTTGGCCCGGAAGTTGTCGCAGGCGCCGGACGGCGCGCTCGACCTGTCGTCGATGCGCTGGATGTGGAACGGCGCCGAGCCGGTCGATCCCGACACGATGGAGGCCCTCGCGGAGGCCGGGGAGCGCTTCGGTCTCGACCCGTCCGCCCTCGCGCCCTCCTACGGGATGGCCGAGACCACGCTCGCGGTGTCGGTCCCCGATCCGGGACGCGGGATGGTGCTCGACGTGGTGGACCCCGACCTGCTCGAGGCCGGCGGGATGGCCGTGCCGACCAACCGCACCCACGCGCGCCGCATGCCCACCCTCGGCCGTCTCGTGGCCGGTCTCGAGGGCCGGGTCGTCGGCCGTGACGGACAGGTGCTGCCAGCCCGCGGCGTGGGCATCATCCAGTTGCGCGGCGAGGCCGTCACGCACGGCTATCTCACCGTGGACGGGCCCGTACCCGCGCAGGACGCCGACGGCTGGCTCGACACCGGCGACGTGGGTTACTTCACCGAGGAAGGGCTCGTCGTGGTGTGCGGCCGGGTGAAGGACGTCATCATCATGGGCGGCCGCAACATCTATCCCACCGACATCGAACGAGCGGCGGGGACCGTCGACGGCGTGCGTCCCGGCAACGCCGTCGCCATCCGGCTCGACGCGGGGGACAAGCGGGAATCGTTCGCGGTGGCGGTGGAGACCAAACTCTTCGACCATCCGGACGAGGTGCGCCGCATCGAACACGACGTCGTGCACGCGGTGGTCGCCGAGGTGGGCGTGCGGCCCCGCACGGTCGCGGTGCTCGGCCCCGGCAGCATCCCGAAGACCTCCTCGGGCAAGCTGCGTCGCGGCACCTCGCTGGCGTTGCTGACGCGAGCCTGACCTCACGCACGCCTCCTCGGCGGAGGCGGGTGGTCAGTGGATGCGGTTCTGGGCGCCTTCGAGACCGAGCTTCAGCAGCAGTTCGACGGCGTCGGCGCCTTCCTCGCACCACACGTCGAGTTCCTTGCGTTCGGTGGCCGAGAACGGCTTGAGCACGAAGTCGGCGGGATCCTGGCGGCCGGGCGGGCGGCCGATGCCCATCCGGACCCGCAGGTAGTCCTTGGTGCCGAGCGCCGACGAGGTGGACCGCAGGCCGTTGTGCCCGTTCTCACCACCGCCGAGCTTGAGCCGGATCGTCCCGAAGTCCAGGTCGAGTTCATCGTGCACGACGATCACGTTCGCGGGATCGACCGAGAAGAACTTGGCAAGGGAGGCGACCGGGCCGCCGGACAGGTTCATGTAGGTGCGCGGCTTCGCGATGATCACCTGCCGCCCGTCGAGCCGGGCCTGCACGATGTCGGCGTTGCTGCGCTTGTGCGCGGAGAACTTGCCGCCGACGCGTCCGGCCAGCACGTCGACCACCATGAATCCGATGTTGTGCCGGGTGTTCTCGTACTTCGGGCCGGGGTTGCCGAGACCGACCACGAGCGCGGCGTCGTCGCCCACGAACTGATCCTTCCGTGCATTCGAACGACGTGCGGCGCGCCACCCCGAAGGGATGACGCGCCGCACGAGTGACTTCACAGGGAGCCGGTGATGGCTCAGGCCTCCTCGGAGGCCTCTTCGGCGGTCTCTTCGCCCTCGGCGCCTTCCATGGCGTCGGCGGAGGGAGCCTCGACGATGTTCACGAGCAGCAGCTCGGGATCGTCCTGCAGGGTCGCGCCGGCGGGCAGCTCGACGCCACCGGCCAGGATCTGGGTGCCGGCCTCGGCGCCCTCGATCGAGACGGTGATCTCCTCGGGGATGTTCAGGGCGTCGGCCTCGAGCTTGATGGTGTTGACCTCGTTGACCACCAGCGTGCCGGAGCCGGCCTCACCGGCGAGGACGACGGGCACCTCGACGGTGACCTTCTCGCCCTTCTTCACGACGAGCAGGTCGGCGTGCTCGATGTAGCGGCGGATGGGGTGGACGACGACCGACTTGGTCAGCGCGAGCTGGTCCTCGCCGTCGATGTCGAGGGTGAGGATGGCGTTGGTGCCGTGGTTACGCAGCACGGCTGCGAACTCGAGGTCGGGGAGGGCGAGGTGCCGGGGCTCGGTGCCGTGGCCGTAGAGGACGGCGGGGACCTGGCCGGCGCGACGGGCGCGGCGTGCGGCACCCTTGCCGAACTCGGTGCGGACGCTGGCTACGAGACGATTCTCGTCGGACATGATGTGACGGCTCCTACGCTGGTGGCACTTCGTGGTCGGGTGTTCTCGAACGAACGGATCCGACACGTGCGACCGGGGAGCACATTGCTTCCGTCGCAGCCGCGTCGATCACGGTGATCCAGCGATATTGCGGTTCACCCTCGCCGAGACAACTCGAACCACTTTACCGGACGACGTCGAGCGGGGACAAACAGCCCTGTCGTCGGCCCGCGCGAGCTTCACGAGCGGGCGATGTCGTGCACCGAGGCGAGGAACCTGTCGACGTCGGCGGGGGAGACGAAGTAGTGGGGCGACGCCCGCACCACCGACTGCAGGTCGCGCGAGGTCATGTCCAGCAACGTCGAGCTGCGGTTGCTGACCGTGACCGTCACCGACCGCTCGGCCAGGGCGTCGCGGACCTCCTGCGGGTCGCGGCCGTCCACGGTGAACGAGACGATGCCGCTGCGCTGCTCGCCGAGGTCGGTGACGGTCACGCCGTCGATGCCGGCGAGCCCGTCGCGCACGTGCCCGGCCCGGTAGGCCACCGCCTCGGACACGGCGTCGACACCCAGGTCGAGGAGGTAGTCCACGGCAGCGCCGAGCCCGAGCCTGGCCGCCACCCCGGCCTCCCACATCTCGAAGCGGGTGGCGTCCGGGGCGAGTTCGTAGCTGTCGGCCGAGGTCCACGAGGCACTGTGCAGGTCGAGCACGGCCGGTTCGAGTTCGGTCACCAGTCGTGGGCGCACGTAGAGGAACCCGGTGCCGCGCGGACCGCGGAGCCACTTGCGCCCGGTGCCCGACAGCGCGTCGACGTCGAGTTCGGGCACGCTCACCGGCAGCTGCCCCACCGACTGGCACGCGTCGAGCAGCACGAGCGCCCCGACCGCGTGCGCGGCGTCGGCGATCTCCCGGACGGGGTTGACCAGCCCGCCGTTGGTGGGGGCGTGCACGACGGACACGAGCCGCACCCGTTCGTCGAGCATCCCCTCGAGTGCCTCGACGTCGATGCGACCGGACGGATCGGACGGAACGACCTCGACGGTGGCGTCGGTCGCCCGCGCGCGCTGCAGCGCGGCGATCGCGTTCGCGGCGTATTCGGCCTGCGAGATCAGGATGCGGTCGCCGGGTCGCAGCGGCACGGCGTAGAAGAAGGACGTCCATGCCCGCGAGGCCCCGTCGGACAGCGCGACGGAGGTCTCCGGCACGTCGAACAGGCGACCGAGCGAGGTCTTCACGGCCGTCAGGTCGTCGAGCCGCTCGTCGGCCGCCACGTACCCGCCGACCTCGGCCTCTCGGCGCAGGTGCGCGAGCATCGTCTCGAGCACCGGCGTCGGCGGCAGCGACGAGCCGGCGCTGTCGAGGAAGACCCGGTCGAAGCATCCCGGTGTGTCGCGTCGGGCCGCCTGAAGGTCCAGCACGGACACCTCACCTCCTCGGTCGTCCGTATCGTCGGGGTCGAGCCTGCCCGGTGGAGTGGGTTCGCGCACGCACCGGTGCGTTATCCGCGCGTCGTGTCCCCGACCGGGTTAGTCTCGACCGCAGACCTGGCGCACCGGCCGAGGGGGTGGACGAATGGCAATGGCAGTCGATGCCGCAGCCTTCCGTGCCCGTAAGGAAATCGGCTCCCGAGCAGCAGCGGAGGACCACGTCCGCAGCAGGGCGTTCCGGCTGGGAATCCCCAGGTTGATCGGGGTCGAACTCGAATGGCTCACCGCGCGGGCCGACGGCACCGAATCGCGTCCCGAACTCACGACGCTCGTCGAGGCCCTCGGGCCGCACGCGCCGCGCGCGGTGGCCCCGTCGTCGTCCGCCCGTCCGCTGCCGTCGGGCAGCGCGGTCAGCGTCGAGCCGGGTGGTCAGGTCGAACTGTCGAGCGTGCCGTGCACCTCGGCACGGCAGGTGTGCGATCGGCTCACGGCCGACCTCCGCATGCTCCGTGCGTTGCTGGCCCGCCGGTCGGTGATCATGCTCGACCGCGCCGCTGATGAGGTGCGGCCTCCCCACCGTCTGCTGCGCACCCCGCGCTACGGAGCGATGGAACTCCGCTACGACCGGATCGGCCCGATGGGCCGGTTGATGATGAACAGCACTGCGTCCGTTCAGGTTTCCGTCGACGCGGGACGCGACGAGCGGGAGATCGTGCAGCGCTGGGAGTTGCTCCACGCCATCGGCCCGGCGATGATCGCGGCCTTCGCGTGCTCGCCCCGGCTGCGAGGTGCTCCGGAGGGCGACTGGGCATCGCAGCGGATGCGCACGTGGCTCGAACTCGATCCCGCCCTCGGCCACGTCGACCATCCCGCCGACTACCCCGCATGGGTGCTCGACGCACCGCTGACCTGCGTGCGTTCGGAAATGCCCGAATGGTACGCACCGCCCGGCGCCACCTTCGCGGCGTGGCTCGCGGGCGAGCTCGACGCCGACATCCGCCGCCGACCCACCGTCGACGACCTCGACTACCACATGACGACGCTGTTCCCGCCCGTTCGTCCGTGCGGGCATCTCGAGGTGCGCTATCTCGACGCGCAGCCGGCCGAGTCGTGGCAGGTGCCCGTCGCGGCTCTCGAGGCGTTGCTGTCGGCGCCCGAGGTCTCCGCGGAGGCGTGCGCGATCGCCGCGCCGGTGCGCGACCAGTGGGCCGAGGCGGCCCGCGTCGGCCTCGTCTCACTCGAATTACGTGCTGCCGCAGCAGGTCTGCTCTCGCTCGCGGCGGAGTCCTCCCGCGACATGCGGTTCACCGCGGCGCTCGACGCGGCCGCAGCACGGTGCCTGCGCGGATTGGCGCCGGGTGAGGAGGTGCGGTGACACCTGCTCGTGTTGCGCTCAGGCGTCACCTCGAGCGGGCGCGTGCCCGCACCGAGGTGCTCACCTCCGTGCCGGAACAGGATCTCACCGCACAACATTCGCCGTTGATGAGCCCGCTGGTGTGGGATCTCGCGCACATCGCCAACCAGGAGGAGCGCTGGCTCGTGCGGGTCGCGGGCAGGCGCCCTGCGGTCCGCGGCGACATCGACGATCTCTACGACGCGTTCCGGCATCCCCGCGCGACCCGCACGGGGCTGCCGCTGCTCGACCCCGAGGCCGCCCGCGGCTACGCGCGTGCCGTCCGTGATCTCACCTGGGACGTGCTCGAGCACAGTGCATTCGACGACGAGCTGACCCGCGAGGGTTTCGTCTTCGCGATGGTCGCGCAGCACGAACAGCAGCACGACGAGACGATGCTCGCGACACACCAACTGCGACAGGGTCCGCCGCTGCTCGACGCGCCGGAAGCGCCGCGCACCGGAACCGTCCGCGACACCGAACGCGTCCGGATCCCCGCCGGCGCATTCGAGATGGGGACGTCCACCGATCCGTGGGCCCTCGACAACGAACGCCCGGCGCATGTCGTGGAGGTGCCGGAGTTCGAACTCGACGCCGTGCCCGTCACCAACCGTCGGTACCTCGAGTTCATCGAGGACGGTGGCTACGAGCGGCCCGAACTGTGGAGCGAGGCAGGCTGGCAGCACCGCCTCGACGCCGGTCTCGAGGCCCCGCAGTTCTGGAGTCGCGACGAAACCGGATGGCGCCGAACGGCCTTCGGTCGTACCGCGCCGCTGAACCCGGACGAGCCGGTCGTGCACGTGTGCTTCCACGAGGCCGAGGCGTTCGCCCGCTGGGTCGGTGGGCGTCTTCCGACCGAGGCCGAATGGGAGAAGGCGGCGCGCTGGGATCCGGCCACCGGACGCAGCCGCCGATTCCCCTGGGGCGACGAGGATCCCGGTCCCGGACACGCCAATCTCGGTCAGCGT harbors:
- a CDS encoding fatty acyl-AMP ligase, which produces MSRFTEEMYATAESDTGALITGEPDTPLRQSWGRIHRQARRMAGALAAAGIGPGDAVGVLAGQPVDIAPVCQAVWMRGGSVTMLHQPTPRTDLQMWSHDTEVVLQMIDARAVVLGAPFEIAEPLLRERGISVVTVERMREGKPVDPVDTAESDIVLQQLTSGSTGSPKAVRITHGNFYANATAMMDRVKFSLDDDVMISWLPLFHDMGMVAFLSVPMQVGAEVVSVTPLDFLRSPILWAELISKYHGTLTAAPNFAYSLLARKLSQAPDGALDLSSMRWMWNGAEPVDPDTMEALAEAGERFGLDPSALAPSYGMAETTLAVSVPDPGRGMVLDVVDPDLLEAGGMAVPTNRTHARRMPTLGRLVAGLEGRVVGRDGQVLPARGVGIIQLRGEAVTHGYLTVDGPVPAQDADGWLDTGDVGYFTEEGLVVVCGRVKDVIIMGGRNIYPTDIERAAGTVDGVRPGNAVAIRLDAGDKRESFAVAVETKLFDHPDEVRRIEHDVVHAVVAEVGVRPRTVAVLGPGSIPKTSSGKLRRGTSLALLTRA
- the pth gene encoding aminoacyl-tRNA hydrolase produces the protein MGDDAALVVGLGNPGPKYENTRHNIGFMVVDVLAGRVGGKFSAHKRSNADIVQARLDGRQVIIAKPRTYMNLSGGPVASLAKFFSVDPANVIVVHDELDLDFGTIRLKLGGGENGHNGLRSTSSALGTKDYLRVRMGIGRPPGRQDPADFVLKPFSATERKELDVWCEEGADAVELLLKLGLEGAQNRIH
- a CDS encoding 50S ribosomal protein L25/general stress protein Ctc — encoded protein: MSDENRLVASVRTEFGKGAARRARRAGQVPAVLYGHGTEPRHLALPDLEFAAVLRNHGTNAILTLDIDGEDQLALTKSVVVHPIRRYIEHADLLVVKKGEKVTVEVPVVLAGEAGSGTLVVNEVNTIKLEADALNIPEEITVSIEGAEAGTQILAGGVELPAGATLQDDPELLLVNIVEAPSADAMEGAEGEETAEEASEEA
- a CDS encoding aminotransferase class V-fold PLP-dependent enzyme, with protein sequence MLDLQAARRDTPGCFDRVFLDSAGSSLPPTPVLETMLAHLRREAEVGGYVAADERLDDLTAVKTSLGRLFDVPETSVALSDGASRAWTSFFYAVPLRPGDRILISQAEYAANAIAALQRARATDATVEVVPSDPSGRIDVEALEGMLDERVRLVSVVHAPTNGGLVNPVREIADAAHAVGALVLLDACQSVGQLPVSVPELDVDALSGTGRKWLRGPRGTGFLYVRPRLVTELEPAVLDLHSASWTSADSYELAPDATRFEMWEAGVAARLGLGAAVDYLLDLGVDAVSEAVAYRAGHVRDGLAGIDGVTVTDLGEQRSGIVSFTVDGRDPQEVRDALAERSVTVTVSNRSSTLLDMTSRDLQSVVRASPHYFVSPADVDRFLASVHDIARS
- the egtA gene encoding ergothioneine biosynthesis glutamate--cysteine ligase EgtA, whose translation is MAMAVDAAAFRARKEIGSRAAAEDHVRSRAFRLGIPRLIGVELEWLTARADGTESRPELTTLVEALGPHAPRAVAPSSSARPLPSGSAVSVEPGGQVELSSVPCTSARQVCDRLTADLRMLRALLARRSVIMLDRAADEVRPPHRLLRTPRYGAMELRYDRIGPMGRLMMNSTASVQVSVDAGRDEREIVQRWELLHAIGPAMIAAFACSPRLRGAPEGDWASQRMRTWLELDPALGHVDHPADYPAWVLDAPLTCVRSEMPEWYAPPGATFAAWLAGELDADIRRRPTVDDLDYHMTTLFPPVRPCGHLEVRYLDAQPAESWQVPVAALEALLSAPEVSAEACAIAAPVRDQWAEAARVGLVSLELRAAAAGLLSLAAESSRDMRFTAALDAAAARCLRGLAPGEEVR
- the egtB gene encoding ergothioneine biosynthesis protein EgtB, with the protein product MTPARVALRRHLERARARTEVLTSVPEQDLTAQHSPLMSPLVWDLAHIANQEERWLVRVAGRRPAVRGDIDDLYDAFRHPRATRTGLPLLDPEAARGYARAVRDLTWDVLEHSAFDDELTREGFVFAMVAQHEQQHDETMLATHQLRQGPPLLDAPEAPRTGTVRDTERVRIPAGAFEMGTSTDPWALDNERPAHVVEVPEFELDAVPVTNRRYLEFIEDGGYERPELWSEAGWQHRLDAGLEAPQFWSRDETGWRRTAFGRTAPLNPDEPVVHVCFHEAEAFARWVGGRLPTEAEWEKAARWDPATGRSRRFPWGDEDPGPGHANLGQRHLGPAVVGAYPEGASPLGVHQLIGDVWEWTSTPFTGYPGFRAFPYREYSEVFFGDGHRVLRGGSFGTDEVACRGTFRNWDLPVRRQIFAGFRVAYGTGDV